One region of Wyeomyia smithii strain HCP4-BCI-WySm-NY-G18 chromosome 3, ASM2978416v1, whole genome shotgun sequence genomic DNA includes:
- the LOC129733358 gene encoding eukaryotic translation initiation factor 2 subunit 3-like isoform X2 — MSSGDQQAQATTGQPHLQKQDLSQLDITKLTPLSPEVISRQATINIGTIGHVAHGKSTVVKAISGVQTVRFKNELERNITIKLGYANAKIYKCDNPECLRPTCYTSGGSNKDDSFPCYRPACTGRFQLVRHVSFVDCPGHDILMATMLNGAAVMDAALLLIAGNESCPQPQTSEHLAAIEIMKLKHIIILQNKIDLVKDTQAKEQHEQIVKFVQGTVAEGAPIIPISAQLKYNIEVLCEYITKKIPIPPRNFTSAPRLIVIRSFDVNKPGCEVKDLKGGVAGGSILRGVLTVGQEIEVRPGLVSKDSDGKLTCQPIFSKIVSLYAEQNDLQFAVPGGLIGVGTKIEPTLCRADRLVGQVLGAVGALPKIFVELEVSYYLLKRLLGVRTEGDKKGAKVQKLTRNEMLLVNIGSLSTGGRVVASKADLAKIALTNPVCTEKDEKIALSRRVEKHWRLIGWGQIRGGTTIDPMKK, encoded by the exons ATGTCTTCAGGTGATCAACAAGCGCAGGCCACTACCGGGCAACCGCATCTGCAAAAACAAGACCTTTCGCAGCTG GACATCACTAAGCTGACTCCGCTTTCGCCTGAGGTTATCTCGCGTCAAGCAACCATCAATATCGGCACGATCGGTCATGTAGCACACGGAAAGTCCACCGTGGTGAAGGCCATCTCCGGGGTGCAGACCGTTCGCTTCAAGAATGAGCTGGAGCGCAACATCACCATCAAGCTGG GCTACGCGAACGCGAAAATCTACAAGTGTGACAATCCCGAGTGCTTGCGCCCGACATGCTACACCTCGGGTGGTTCCAACAAAGACGACAGTTTTCCCTGCTATCGGCCCGCCTGCACCGGCCGGTTTCAGCTGGTTCGTCACGTTAGTTTTGTCGATTGCCCTGGTCACGACATTCTGATGGCTACCATGTTGAACGGTGCCGCCGTCATGGACGCTGCCCTGCTGTTGATTGCCGGCAATGAATCCTGTCCGCAACCGCAGACCTCCGAACACTTGGCAGCTATTGAAATTATGAAGCTGAAGCATATAATTATTCTTCAAAATAAGATCGATCTGGTGAAGGATACGCAAGCTAAGGAGCAGCACGAGCAGATTGTAAAGTTCGTACAGGGTACAGTAGCAGAGGGCGCTCCGATTATTCCCATTTCAGCGCAGCTGAAGTACAACATTGAGGTACTGTGCGAGTATATTACCAAGAAGATTCCGATTCCCCCGAGGAACTTTACATCGGCCCCAAGGTTGATTGTTATAAGATCGTTTGATGTTAACAAGCCTGGTTGTGAGGTTAAAGATTTAAAGGGTGGTGTCGCAGGTGGTTCGATTTTGCGTGGTGTTTTGACTGTTGGCCAGGAGATCGAAGTGCGGCCTGGGTTGGTTAGCAAAGATTCTGACGGTAAGCTAACCTGCCAGCCAATCTTTTCCAAGATCGTTTCTCTGTATGCGGAGCAGAACGATCTGCAGTTCGCCGTTCCCGGTGGTCTGATTGGAGTTGGTACAAAAATTGAACCGACTTTGTGTCGTGCCGATCGTCTGGTCGGTCAAGTGTTGGGAGCTGTCGGTGCTTTGCCCAAGATCTTCGTCGAGCTGGAAGTGTCTTACTATTTGTTAAAGCGACTGCTCGGTGTTCGTACAGAGGGTGACAAAAAAGGCGCCAAGGTGCAGAAGCTTACCAGGAACGAGATGCTGCTGGTCAACATCGGTTCGCTCAGTACCGGAGGACGAGTAGTTGCTTCGAAGGCTGATTTGGCCAAGATTGCACTAACGAATCCTGTGTGCACGGAGAAAGATGAAAAAATTGCTCTCAGTAGACGTGTCGAAAAACATTGGCG TTTGATTGGATGGGGACAAATTCGTGGAGGCACTACAATCGATCCGATGAAAAAGTAA
- the LOC129733359 gene encoding uncharacterized protein LOC129733359, giving the protein MYQFRKCSRKNILILLALIITYAVVVYVINNRDYVDNREKISLIEESIQSIGNQGACKMPNLPVDSPEMLSFLKDELPIECGNINDDWVSCHKSVCTIKPGVVKQLGKITCDFSDILRTDDYKYHFGTAVRSSDKYVLRRSDFARAQCWTESHVRWNGVLIGIRKDPALNIRQSWSKQNTLNVLMMGFDSLSRNAFIRKLPKTYKYLTKYLKADVLKGFNIIGDGTPQALIPLLTGFTELELPETRRRMPHSEFVNVYPFLWNEYERYGYITAFNEDVPHIGTFSYRLNGFQAQPTDHYMRTYYLAIENQLTYYKRLCVGAQPRHKVMLDYTKQFMLSYPSNPRFVFSFHGELSHDSINLIGVADTDLTNWLVDLKRLDLLNNTVLIMMSDHGNRFASVRNTLQGKQEERMPFFSFSFPEWFKQQYREQYRNFQGNLNRLVTPFDVHETLQDILNLQTLKSKQRPAHTRAISLFDEIPADRSCADAYIEPHWCACLNWETINDTASEPAFRSAMAVVDFINKYTEQHRSICATLSLDEIKWAAKLTPHKDLVRYKQNKDTDGFIGDFSGPGSTIAHDMYQVKLTTRPGGAIYEGSVLYDIAKNQYRVKLSDISRINKYGSQANCIYDKDPEVRKYCYCKE; this is encoded by the exons ATGTACCAGTTCAGAAAATGCTCCCGCAAAAATATTCTGATACTTTTGGCACTAATCATCACCTATGCAGTAGTAGTCTATGTGATCAACAACAGGGACTACGTGGACAATCGCGAAAAAAT AAGCCTGATTGAAGAATCGATCCAATCCATCGGTAATCAAGGCGCCTGCAAGATGCCAAACCTTCCGGTCGATTCTCCGGAAATGTTAAGCTTCTTGAAGGATGAACTACCGATCGAGTGTGGTAATATCAACGATGATTGGGTTTCGTGTCAC aaATCGGTGTGCACCATCAAACCTGGAGTAGTGAAGCAGCTGGGCAAAATCACTTGTGATTTCAGCGATATATTACGTACCGATGACTACAAGTACCATTTCGGGACAGCCGTTCGTTCCTCCGATAAGTACGTGTTGCGAAGGAGCGATTTCGCTCGAGCTCAATGTTGGACCGAAAGTCACGTCCGCTGGAACGGAGTGCTGATAGGTATTCGAAAAGATCCAGCTCTAAACATACGCCAAAGTTGGAGCAAACAAAATACCCTGAACGTACTAATGATGGGGTTCGATTCGCTCAGCAGGAACGCATTTATTAGAAAGTTACCGAAAACGTATAAGTACTTAACCAAGTATTTGAAGGCAGATGTTCTGAAGGGTTTCAACATTATCGGAGACGGAACACCGCAAGCATTGATACCATTGTTGACGGGATTCACCGAGCTCGAACTGCCGGAAACTCGAAGGCGGATGCCACACTCAGAGTTTGTTAACGTATATCCATTCCTATGGAATGAATATGAACGTTACGGTTACATCACGGCATTCAACGAAGATGTGCCACACATCGGAACGTTTTCGTACCGATTGAACGGCTTTCAAGCACAACCTACAGATCATTACATGCGTACCTATTACCTAGCCATCGAAAATCAGCTAACCTACTACAAAAGACTCTGCGTGGGAGCTCAACCGCGCCATAAAGTGATGCTAGACTATACCAAGCAATTTATGCTAAGTTACCCATCGAATCCGCGTTTCGTGTTTAGTTTTCACGGAGAACTGTCGCACGATTCGATCAACCTCATCGGGGTGGCCGATACCGATCTGACCAACTGGTTGGTTGATTTGAAACGGCTCGACCTACTCAACAACACGGTGCTAATTATGATGTCCGATCACGGGAACCGGTTTGCCAGCGTGCGGAATACGCTGCAGGGCAAGCAGGAAGAACGGATGCCGTTCTTTAGTTTCAGCTTCCCGGAATGGTTCAAGCAGCAGTACCGGGAGCAGTATCGCAACTTTCAGGGGAATCTCAACCGACTAGTAACGCCGTTCGATGTGCACGaaacgctgcaggatattttga ATCTCCAAACGCTCAAATCCAAGCAGCGGCCGGCTCACACACGTGCCATCTCGTTGTTTGACGAAATTCCGGCCGACCGGTCGTGTGCGGACGCGTACATCGAACCACACTGGTGCGCCTGTCTCAACTGGGAAACGATAAACGATACCGCATCGGAGCCGGCCTTCCGCTCAGCGATGGCAGTGGTGGACTTCATAAACAAATACACGGAACAGCACCGCAGTATCTGCGCTACGCTAAGTTTAGACGAGATCAAGTGGGCCGCCAAACTGACGCCGCACAAGGACCTGGTGAGGTACAAGCAAAATAAGGATACCGATGGTTTCATTGGTGACTTTAGCGGACCGGGTTCGACGATTGCGCACGACATGTATCAGGTAAAGTTAACGACGCGACCAGGAGGGGCGATTTATGAGGGGAGCGTACTGTACGACATCGCCAAGAACCAGTACCGGGTGAAGCTGAGCGACATATCGCGCATCAATAAGTACGGGTCGCAAGCCAACTGTATATATGATAAGGATCCGGAGGTGAGAAAGTATTGCTATTGCAAGGAATAA
- the LOC129733358 gene encoding histone-lysine N-methyltransferase Su(var)3-9-like isoform X1: MSSGDQQAQATTGQPHLQKQDLSQLDITKLTPLSPEVISRQATINIGTIGHVAHGKSTVVKAISGVQTVRFKNELERNITIKLEPLSDDLINRLTTSPAELATYIKMTHERYKIETPPAAAGQKRPRRWSVSSPPEVDGNRLKQAKISSYFGGGGGATISPTDGKLKQRNIEFYFGRAINGNNQSTDRNGFYHDVKKHETEHDVDDTDSVISTESRRRSRRSHTPRISDRRQSVASIGSSSRMSRRADSVVSVLSDTSTGSPSARTNGNRDGAETPVSTGENKKPKSVNKNPKANKAGEYAVEQILDIQEISNAPYFEIKWRGYSAKSNTWEPLNNIRTCDFIHEFLQYQIEAHQDTIDEIMDEFRKTEGYQEKLEVQEAKTPAEIFREYETFDSLAFDSDLVLYAKIRLSGSKNKRVYDRLSANFWPEMSYRKRHQQLLKIKTFENMINEFEPSSKIVVENFEDLDVPAENFKYIKENLAGEGVVIPDDPPYGCECEQCTYRSECCGKMAGSRFSYNYKKRLNVAPGTPIYECNKRCRCSADCSNRVMQNGRKFNVSLFKTSNGRGWGVKTNQTIYEGWYITEYVGEVITYEEAEKRGRQYDAVGRTYLFDLDFNGSDNPYTIDAACYGNIARFINHSCDPNCGIWSVWVNCLDPNLPRLAFFAKRKIEAGEELTINYQTQINESRALDVNQEDAEKGDDGPGRGKPDPENLTECRCGAANCMKYVF; the protein is encoded by the exons ATGTCTTCAGGTGATCAACAAGCGCAGGCCACTACCGGGCAACCGCATCTGCAAAAACAAGACCTTTCGCAGCTG GACATCACTAAGCTGACTCCGCTTTCGCCTGAGGTTATCTCGCGTCAAGCAACCATCAATATCGGCACGATCGGTCATGTAGCACACGGAAAGTCCACCGTGGTGAAGGCCATCTCCGGGGTGCAGACCGTTCGCTTCAAGAATGAGCTGGAGCGCAACATCACCATCAAGCTGG AGCCGCTTTCGGACGATTTGATCAATCGATTAACGACCAGTCCGGCCGAGCTGGCCACGTATATTAAAATGACCCACGAACGGTACAAAATTGAAACCCCCCCGGCAGCGGCTGGGCAGAAGCGTCCTCGCCGCTGGTCCGTTTCGAGTCCACCAGAAGTCGATGGGAATCGTTTGAAGCAGGCCAAAATATCCAGCTACTTTGGCGGGGGCGGAGGTGCCACTATAAGCCCTACCGATGGTAAACTCAAACAACGCAACATCGAGTTCTATTTTGGTCGTGCCATTAATGGCAATAATCAATCAACGGATCGGAATGGTTTTTATCATGATGTAAAGAAGCACGAAACGGAGCATGACGTCGACGATACAGATTCAGTGATTAGCACAGAATCACGCCGCAGATCGCGAAGGAGTCATACACCGAGAATTTCCGACAGACGTCAATCTGTTGCCAGTATTGGTTCATCGTCACGAATGTCTCGACGCGCCGATTCGGTTGTATCCGTGTTGAGCGATACGAGCACTGGTTCACCTTCTGCGAGAACTAACGGTAACCGTGATGGAGCAGAAACCCCAGTATCGACTGGAGAAAACAAGAAGCCTAAATCAGTCAACAAAAACCCGAAAGCAAATAAAGCTGGGGAGTACGCGGTGGAACAAATACTTGACATTCAAGAGATATCCAACGCTCCTTATTTCGAGATCAAGTGGCGTGGATATAGTGCCAAGAGTAACACTTGGGAACCGTTGAATAATATTCGAACCTGCgattttattcatgaatttctCCAATATCAAATAGAAGCACATCAGGACACGATTGATGAAATTATGGACGAGTTTCGTAAAACAGAAGGGTATCAGGAGAAGCTGGAGGTACAGGAAGCTAAAACTCCTGCGGAAATTTTTAGGGAATATGAAACATTCGATTCACTGGCTTTCGATAGTGACCTTGTACTATACGCGAAGATCCGGTTGAGTGGTTCGAAAAATAAGCGTGTTTACGACCGACTCTCTGCAAATTTTTGGCCGGAAATGTCATATCGAAAACGTCATCAGCAGTTGCTTAagataaaaacatttgaaaatatgATAAACGAGTTTGAGCCGAGTAGTAAAATTGTTGTTGAAAACTTTGAAGACCTCGATGTACCAGCAGAGAATTTCAAGTACATCAAAGAAAACCTAGCCGGAGAGGGAGTTGTGATTCCGGACGACCCGCCGTACGGATGCGAATGTGAGCAGTGTACGTACCGTAGCGAGTGTTGCGGTAAAATGGCTGGGTCTCGATTCTCATACAATTACAAAAAACGTCTGAATGTTGCTCCGGGAACACCAATTTATGAGTGTAACAAACGATGCCGTTGCAGCGCGGATTGCTCGAACCGTGTCATGCAGAATGGACGCAAGTTTAACGTATCACTCTTCAAGACTTCCAATGGTCGCGGCTGGGGCGTCAAAACCAACCAAACTATATACGAAGGCTGGTACATTACCGAATATGTCGGTGAAGTGATCACTTACGAGGAGGCAGAGAAGCGTGGTCGTCAATACGATGCCGTAGGCCGTACATATCTGTTCGATCTTGACTTCAACGGCAGCGACAATCCGTACACGATCGATGCCGCTTGCTATGGCAATATTGCTCGCTTCATCAATCACTCCTGCGACCCCAACTGTGGAATTTGGTCGGTTTGGGTCAACTGTCTAGATCCGAACTTACCGAGGCTGGCCTTTTTCGCAAAACGAAAAATCGAAGCCGGTGAGGAATTGACGATCAACTATCAGACTCAGATTAACGAAAGCCGTGCATTGGACGTAAACCAGGAGGACGCGGAAAAGGGTGATGATGGACCGGGCAGGGGAAAGCCGGATCCGGAAAATCTGACCGAATGCCGATGTGGAGCGGCCAACTGTATGAAGTATGTGTTCTGA